In a genomic window of Actinomycetota bacterium:
- a CDS encoding DUF4386 domain-containing protein — MNYRRVATFTGWLWIITFVTSIPARLFFYAPVLDHEGNYITGAGTDARTLIGIGAVLELLLIISNVGTAVVPYSIHKRVHEAGAVAYVTARLVECTFIAIGIVCMLAISSLRQDAPP; from the coding sequence ATGAACTATCGGAGGGTCGCGACCTTCACCGGGTGGCTGTGGATCATCACCTTTGTGACCTCGATCCCCGCACGATTGTTCTTCTACGCGCCGGTGCTCGACCACGAAGGCAACTACATCACCGGCGCCGGGACCGACGCCCGGACCCTCATCGGGATCGGGGCCGTGCTGGAGCTGCTCCTCATCATCTCCAACGTCGGGACGGCGGTGGTGCCGTACTCGATCCACAAGCGCGTCCACGAGGCAGGCGCCGTCGCCTACGTGACCGCGCGGCTGGTGGAGTGCACCTTCATCGCCATCGGCATCGTCTGCATGCTCGCCATCTCCAGCCTCCGCCAGGACGCGCCCCC